In the genome of Budorcas taxicolor isolate Tak-1 chromosome 7, Takin1.1, whole genome shotgun sequence, the window ctgtccatggaattctccaggccagaatactggaggctCAGTTGTGGTCCAGTATGGctacttctatttttctttgtattgacTCACTCTTTGTacttaaataaacttattttaaggGGAAAGTGTCTTATACTAAAAGGAAAGTTGCTGTGTGTCACAACAGAAAGTGACGTGTGAAAATGCGGTAAATCTTGGGAGTTCCAGCAAGGCTGTCTGCAGTCACACTGAGGGGCACTGTCCTTTTGGTGGTCAGCATCCTGGGGTCCCCTGTTGGCCTGGCCCCTGCATCTACTTCAGGTGTACCAAGAGCCCTGGATTATGTGTGGTCAGCAGGGAGGGCGGAGGGACCAAAAGGTGCTCAGCTGCAAGCAGGTGACCGTGCTAGAAGGGGGCAGTCGGGCTGGGCATCTAGATCTTGGGGAAGGAGACTTGTACCTGCAGCCACCCTTGTCTTCCTCGGCCACCAAAGATCTTCTAACCACTGTCCCACACgtacccacccctgcccccctgccTGCTGTAAAGGCCCTGGGTCCCTCCACCCAGCCACCTCCAAGGCTGAAGGCACACATACAATGTTGCCAtccatagaaaaaaagaaaacatcctaCAAACCACACTGGAATAAAGACAAAACCTAGACTGGATTCATTACCGAGGTTCTTGTTTTGctgctgattttaaaagaaatgagaactgaAAGCAACTCTGTCTTAAAGGCAATCGGCACTGGTTATCAACCTGTTAGAGATGACTAGGGTGGAGCCTGCCTCCTGGGGGAAGGCCACCTGGACTCTGGCCTACCAAAGGCCGCCCAGTGGGGAAAACAAGGGTCCCAAGAAGGGCTCCAGGTCAGAGGGGCGACCCCCGCAAAAGTGGGAGGAGGTCTACGGCACAGACACAGATCACCCAGCCAGGCCTGTGTCAACTACTGAGGCAGCAACACTGGAGACTGTCCTGCCCCTCCAGAGGACAAGCTGTTTGGCCTGGGGGTACCAGAGAGAGTGGATGTTAggaagggtgtgtgtgggggggtctcTTCCATACCACGCTTGGCCCTGGCCCCTGGGGCACACCCTATATGGTGACCCTGCTGTCCCTCTCATGACTGGGCACTGCAAAGCCTGGGACCAGGGGGCTGGACTGCCAGCAATGAGACCAACGAGGTGGTTACTACCAGGGCACTGGAACGTACTCACACCGGACCACGGCAAAGTGAAGGTGGGGGCGTGGGCAGGGAAGGGATGAGCAGAGCGAGAATGGGGCAAGGCAGAGCCATGCGGCCCTCACTAAGTGAGGAAGAAGAGGCTGTCCTTGCCCAGCTCCCAGAGGGCAGGCTGTCAGGGGCACCCAAACACAGGAGAGCCATGAAATAGTTAAGAGATTTTATTCTAATAGCTGTAATTACAGTGCTTGTTTGtcgaaatgaaaactgaaaacaagtaTACAAAACAGTTGATTACTAATTGTGTATTGAAAGCAGTAAGAGGTTCCACGACACCAAATAAACCAGCTCTGAGGTTTTCCCCAAGATAAAGTTTAACAGctccagcttcttcagtgtttatcaaaatacaaaagaaaaaagtagaggTTATCATTTTCAATGGCAAATCTGACCCTTGCAGGCTGAGGGAGTGAAAGCACATGTAGACAGGGGCTCTGAGGGGCTGGGGCTCAAGGATGACCACCCGCACTCCTGCTggtgagaccccagagagcccGGAGCAGGCAAGCAGGGGGACTGCAGGGCTCCCGCTCCAGCCAGGGCGTTCCAACCAAAGTGCCCATGCTGACCCGAGAAAAGGCCGGGGTTCTTCCAAGGGGTCTGAGAACGGTGGCTGCAGCCTCCACCCCATCTCCTGGGCGGCCACGTATGCACAAATACAAGCACAAACGCTACGGGGTGTGGGAGGACCCGAGACAGAGCGAATCACAGGGACCCTACTGTGACCATGCAGAATGGGTATCACGGCTGGTTCTGCCCCGCGTCATGTTCCCAGCGGGAAAGAGACCACCGGTGGACTGGACTCAGGCCGTCACCGCAGAACCTACATTAGGCACATTTCTCCCTTCTGTGTGTTCAAGTGTTCTCCTTATTTTGTATttgtaactattttaaaaaatgcactgaGATTGGGTTAAAAACCAACCACCAAAATGGATCTCAACACAGACCTAAAGCCCAGAGGAGGAGTATTGGGCTTGTCTGACACACAACTCCTGGATGACCCGTGTGCCTAAAATCCCTTCTCAGTACTAAACAgtgggttgattttctttttacaataaaaaaagctgagtaatattgcataggagtaCCAGAAACTGCCTCATTGGAAACAAAAACtatttacattaaataaaaaCCCAGTTGCAGGCTGCGTCTGCACATTTACAGCATGGTGAAGCACACTGTGACCGACCATGGAGACAGCTTCTGGCACTCACACCACAGGGGCACGTTTGCCACATGAGAGTAAAGCGAGGGTAGAAGGAGGGagtgagaggggaggagagaggattaCAGCTCATTTCTGGTTCCGGAGCTGATTGGACAGCCAGTCCAGTCCCTCGTAAAGCCCGTCCCCGCTGGTGGCGCAGGTGGCCTGTATGTACCAGTTCCTGTGGCGCAGAGAGTGTAGGCCCAGCTTGTCCGTGATCTCGGCCGCGTTCATGGCATTAGGGAGGTCCTGGGGGTGGCAGCGCAGCAGGCGTGCGTCAGGGGGGCTGCATGGAACCCTTTCCACCTGACCTGTGGCCCCCCGTTCAGACCTCCAGCCCTGAGAGGCTGGCTGCCTGACGCGCACCCCCACCGGCACACAGGGTGTTCAGTCACACGTACCTGTTTGTTAGCAAACACGAGCAGAACGGCGTCCCTGAGCTCGTCTTCTGCCAACATCCTCATGAGCTCCTCGCGGGCCTCATTCACACGCTCTCTGTCATTGCTGTCAACCACAAAGATGAGACCTGCAGAGGGGACAGTAAGCGTGACTGCAGGCACCTGGGACACCCCGAGCCCCACTCCTGAGGCGTGTAATGGGGTAGCTCACTCATACCTTGTGTGTTCTGAAAGTAGTGGCGCCacagaggccggatcttgtccTGGCCGCCCACGTCCCACACAGTGAAGCTAATATTCTTGTACTCCACGGTCTCCACGTTGAAGCCTGGAAGAGACCTGGGTGAGCCTATCCCCAGAgccaccaccacctcccagccTCCCAAGGCCCAGCGTCCTCACCAATAGTGGGAATGGTGGTCACGATTTCACCCAGCTTCAGTTTGTACAGGATGGTGGTCTTTCCCGCAGCATCTAGGCCCACCATGAGAATGCGCATTTCTTTTTTGCCAAAAAGGCCCTTGAAGAGGTTTGCAAAGATATTCCCCATGCTGCACACCGGTGGGGGCAACACTGGCCAGAGAAACCTGCAGGAACAAGGAGTCCTGGGGTCTTTTTCTGTGCTGCCCAGGGCCAGGCAAGCAGGAGCAGCTCAGAGACCGCTCACCCAGAGCCAGGCTGAGGCAGCTCCTCCTATCTCACAAGCTGATGAAATTCTGGTTCCTATCCAAAAGAAAACAGTCCTGCCCACCTACCTCTTGAGCCTCTAAATCACCCTAACAAGGCAGCATATGGGAATCTTAGAACAAGGCTGACTGGAATTGAAGCAGCTGCTACCATTATCTGAGGAACTTATAACCAAGGCCTTAGGGCAACTTACCTCTAAGTTCTTCAACTTGCCACTCTGGGGTGCAGTAGTGTGGCTTTCAAATGAATGCTAGACTCTCCATAATCTAATGCAGAGTTCTTCAAGGGGCCAGAAACAACCACTTCAAGGCCCTACCATGTCTCCCAACTGCCCCAAGTCTCAATGAAGCAGAGTTCAATGGTAAGACAACTAACACCTGAGAACCTAGGAGGGCCCTGGCCAAGACCAGGAGCCAGCCCTTCCCAACAAGCTGAGAGCTCAGCACACCCTGCAGGCAGGACTGGCTGAGTGAGAACACCCAGGGCTCAAGAGCAGCACACCTGCTGCTCAGTCCAAGAGTATTCAGTCCAAGGGTGAGCCCACAGCATGGCCACGTTAGGGAGCACCTTGCCAAGACCTGTGGTCAGCGCTGGTCGGAGAGGCGGCCTGCGTGGTGCAGCCACGAGTGTGCAGAAGAGCACGTGTGCTGTGTctgcaccgccccccaccccccgccagctCGCCTCACTCAGCAGAGCAGACTGGGAGCAGCCACTGAGCTGACTGGACCCCAGGTCCGAGCCCAGGCCCCGACACCCAGACCTGCAGGAAGGGGTAAGTGATCACAGAGGTGGGGATCTCCTGTACTGGAAGACCCACATATGACCTCTCCACACTCAGTATATTCATCCTTCAACTGTTTTATTTCCAAACAGggctttaggaaaaaaaacagtCACTTTCTCAAATGCTTAGGAATCTGGACTTAGCACCTAAGGTGAAGTCAAGCTGTGGAGGGCTGAGCAGCCTTCAACTGGGCAGATTCTGTGCGAGTGTTGACAGAAAACCAAATCAACCACAGAGAGCTTGCTCTTAGCTGATGGGAGATGCTCACACCTGATCACTGGGAGGGTGCTGGTGGAGGCTATTGTTGAGGTTGGGAAGGAGTCTTGCCCTGCATACCTAACCCCCCAGAAGTAACTATGAGCTTCCCAGTGTTTGAACTTTGGATGGATACTGCTTGGGTAAGAGGCCAGTTCCATGGAGAACGCAGATATGGGCCGGCCACAGGCACTCCCCCCTCCATTCTACGTAGGGGGTGTGCCCCAGACCCCCACCACCCCACGTCAACTCTGATGACAGGCTCACGTGGAGCTGCCAGGTCTCCATCGTGAGCTCCGTTCTGCCTTAGCCGTCAGGGAGCATTTGGGGACTATGTACACGTTCCGCTCCTCATCCAACTTCCACCCTCTAGTTTCAGCATGCTGCTGACATTTCCTGGCTGAATTACTGCCATCAGGACTGTTCAAATGGTGGTTTTCTACAGTCATTCCTTCCAGCATTAGTTAGCCTTCTACCCAAGGAACCACCATTCTCTCCTCCATATACTGACACGGTGTGAGCTTGGGAATTCCCAGTTTGCTCAGTGGGTCAGACCGCCGCTCCACTGTGACCTAGATGCGCCAATGGCCTTAGGGGCATCCAGCGGAGCCCCTTCTAGCAGGCCTCAGTGCTCTTTCAACATTTTACAGTTCTTTTTGGTTTTGAATAATATTACctatttataaaattaacatttaaaaagatcTTTACTATGGTATTTCCTTTTCGGCAGACAACCACTTTTCCTAAATATAGAGGATGATAaattatggaaaacagaatgaactGAACGCATATTTATCTCAGCTTATTTCTGAAGTCATTACCAATAAAGAAGTAAAAGTCATGACTGACTCAAAAGGACCGAGAGCAGGTGCAATTCTGGTGGGGTCTGGCCCTGGCCAAGCATCATCCTCAGCCCTGCAGGAGAGCCAGGCGACCTTTCTGGAGCAACTGAACCAGGGGTCCTCACTCTGCTCTCCAGTCAGAGGAGGGCACAGGGTGCACTGTTCTGGAAACAGAGGACTATGGTGAGATCAACAGGGAGGTACCCTGCCGCCACAGACCTGCACACGAGACATAGAGGCCTCAAGGCCGGGACTGAACTCTTACACCTGGAGGCCCCCAAACATCCATGCCCCTATCTCCCTGTAAGAAGCCCCCAGTGGAACTGACTGAAACAAAGAATTTGGAGAGAAGCAAGAcagaagagaatttaaaaagaaaagtaaacaaacagaACCCCCAAGCCACACACAGCCCTAGCACCAACGTGGTGGAGATGTGGAGCCCATCAGACAAGAACAGGGCGTCAGGACAGACACGGCGGAGCTCACAACCAACGTGAAAAAAATCCACACACACAAGAGCCTCAGAACACGGAGACCGGGAGCAACGCAGAAGACCAACATCTACCCTGAGTATGATGATGACTTTTCAGACACACCACCAAAGACATGATCCCATGAAAGAAAGAGCAGCCATTCTGAAAAATGTTTGGAGGTTTCTTACAAAAGACTCTGAACATGAAACTCAGCCCTCATGCTCCCAAAGTGGCTGCAAACGAGCAACCACACAGACACCTGCACACTGATGTTCACAAGCCTTATTCATGATTGCCACAATCTGGAAGCAACCATGATGTCTTtccataggtgaatggataaactgttcGGTAAATCCGAACAACAGGATGTTATTCAACACTAAAAGAAAAGTGCTAATATACAGATAagtgtatattattattatagtatAAATGtgcactgagtgaaagaagcccatTTAAGAATACTATACagtgtatgattccaactacgtgacattctggaaaaggcaactGTGGAGAGAGTAAAAGATCCTTTCAGTGGCTCTGAGGGGTTAGGAGGAAGGGAGGATGAACAGGTAGAGATGGGGCACTTTTAGACAGTGAGACTACCCTACAATGGCCGATACACGCCATGacacatttgtccaaacctaGAGAACGCACAATGCCAGGAGTGAACCCCAAGACCAAGTATGGGCTCTGAATGATGGTGTGCCAACGTAGGCTCATCAGCTGTAGTGAACGCGCACTCTAGTGGGGGACACAGCGAGGAAGGCTGTGTGTTTCCCTCAATTACGGGGCGAACCTAAACCTGTCCCCGGCAAAGAAAGACACAAACACTGCTTCCCATCTGCAGTTCTGTGTCAACCAAAGAATGGGGTCAGTGAAAGGGCAGGACAGAGAGGTCACCAGTGCAAAGTCTCACACGCGCCTCGTCTGCAGGCTGCCACAGGCAAGGGCAACACTCCCCGCTGCCGCCCAAGGTgacagagggaggcagaggaaggcCTGAGCAGCAGCCCCGGGGAGGAGGAGAGCTCCAGGAAAAGAGGAACACGTTTCCTATGTGGTTTAAACACGGGGCGTGGCAATTATAAGGGGATTgggaaaaaataatgacaaacaCCCAGGAAAAAACCCAAGgatgaaaatgaagtcattttGAGATTTCCTGCAGGAAAACATAATAAGCCAGTCACCACCTGACTCAGCAGTGAATAACATTTATTTAGTCATGACACTTTGACTGGCACTTGTGGGTACTGGGAAGCCAAGGACAGAACTTGTGGTCTCAAGCGTCCAAAGCTGACATACTGAGAGACCGGATTAGCACCCTACTCAGAACAGTAAGGCGAGAAAGGGCGATCCCTGTGAAGCAGGCTGGAAGACCGCTGTCTCCATTTGTTTTAGCATTAAGCTCATACAAACTGACACAGAAACCTGGGCACTGAGGAGCGAAACTGTTTTCTATGCTTCCCCAGCCCCTACATGGGACTGATGGAGCACTCCAGGTGAACTGGGCCCAGCAGCAAGCCCGCACCGCAGGTCAGCCTGAAGATGCAGTCAGCCACAGCAGGCCAggggcctcctcttcctcccacccAGCCCAGCGTGTCTGCCCACTCACAGTCCCTGGCCTGCCTTGGCCCTGCAGTCTGCTGGGCCCTAATTACCAATCTggtccctttcctccacacagTTTTTCAACTTACCCAACTCCTGCAGCCCCAAAGGGCAAGTGGGCCATGTATTTTGGTGGCTGAACCTAGATGGGGGTGAGCagaactctgggcttccctggtggctcaatggtaaagaatctgcctgcgagatgtgggtttgatccctgggtcaagaagatgccctggaggagggcaacccactccaatactcttgcctggagaatcccacggatggaggagtctggcaggctacagtccacagagtggcaaagaatcagacacaactgaagcaactgagcacacggcACAGGAACTCAGGAGACGCTACACACAGCACCTGGTTTCTCCCCTATACCAGCCATCTATCTATATCCGCCCTGCACCTGGTCCAGGGACCCTGCCAGCTCCTGATCTAACACAGTATGTGTCGCAGTGGAAGGCTCAACAGTGACCACAAGAGCTGTTCTGTGGCCTCTCCATACAGGTCTAACTTTTAGGACATCCAGCCTAAGCCTATTTCACCCCTTCCTCCACCAGGATCCTTTGCACTCAGGCAGAAACCTGTTTTTCAGGTTCAGGTAATGATCGTATTTGTAAGCAGTGAAGACATTGACTTTCTCAAAAGATCACTTCCCTGCACCTGCCTGAGTTTGCACCTTTGTGCTGGCTCATAAAGAGAGTAATAAAAGACCATCTCTTTCCTGAGACAGAAAGCTCTGAGCAGATGCAGCCCCTtaagaacatttttttcctttttctcatagGACCAGAAACAAGACTGGGTGTCGGTTCAACACTATAGCAAAGAACAGGACACAACCGGCTGGCTACATTCCTGTCCGCCAAGACTACTAGGCTACAGGCCAAGGCCAAACAAGATGCTGCCCGAGGAAagccaggagagggagggaaaaaatgtAGCGGTGAGTTTACACCTGTTCCACGCCAGTAAATGAATCCAGAGTAACTGGTTTATAGCTGTTAAAGAGAAATATGTATCTCCACGACCTCTACCTGTGCCCGCTGCATCTCCTAACAAATCTCAGAGGATTCGGGATGAACAAGGGAAACCCGCCCCTACAAAGTTGTGCAGCTTACTTCTGCAGAAGGAAAATCTGTCACATTTTCTGAAATGGCTAGGAGCTGGTTTATTTAACAGAATCTCTGTAACAGCGAATATCAAGATGACCCAATCTACTGagaatcattaaaaagaataaatcacTAACCTTGGGAAATAAAAGTGTGACCCgggaagggaaaaaacaaaaacaaaaacaaaccctgtGTTTTCTGTTCTGTGCTTCAGCCTGGGACAGGCTGCTCTGGTCCCTCTGTAAATAAGAGGTCCCATGGGTCTCCCCTACTCAAATGAGCAAGCTAGGTGACGCCAgagctttttttcattttaccctTTTTTTTAGAAGTTTATTAGGTGTAAGTACAGCTCAACAGTTCATAATGTCAGTTTTAATATGTAAtttgagaaaaattaataaagtgaGGAAATTCCTGAGGAATTGATAtacattataaaacattttctttaactgtttcatttattcttttagcaGAATGAATGTGCTTAGATTATCAACTACTCAAAAGCCTAATCTATCTCTGACATGTAGGATTTAATTTTGAAGGGGAAGGTCCCCTACTTCCCTAAGCGATATGACCCCATATTACTGTCTGCTACAAACTGATTTTTGTACATCAACTTGGGGTCCCAGCACATCAACTAAATAAAGCCTTGCGGAACTACTCCACTCCTGCAGCTCTGCCATTCTTCTGCAACTGAGTAGACCACCACGTATCGTCACTATTTTATGAAAATTAGTGTAGGAACTGAACATCCCAATACTGATGATAGGTAGATATGCCTTACAGGCCTAACACAACTGTGACAAAGCTAAGGATCAAGAACAGAATATTCAGAAGGAAGAATATTCAGACTGACACTCAAAGGATATAATTAGGTTGACTGAACGGGCTGTATTATATTCAGGTGTACAAAATAATGATCTGATATGTGtatttattgtgaaatgatcaccacacaAAGTTTAGTTAACTTCTGTCACCTCATACAGtcactcttttttctttgtgatgagaacttttaggatttcctctcttagcaacttttaaatatataatacagtatggTGAATTACAGTCACCATACTGTACCTTACATTCCAGGGTTTATCTATCCTTTCAACcagaagtttgtatcttttgaccaccttcacccatttcacctaCCTTGACTCTGAACTttcaatacaaagaaaaataataatgaaagaacATGCAAAAACATTCTAGAACACTGTAATTCTCGTCTGCATCCAAAGGTAAGCTCCCAAGAGagactgatttttgtttttcacaatAGAACTTTCAGGATGTTTTGCAGGAATCAATCAGTTAGACACCAGACCTGGTCTCTCTGCAGCAGTCACCCCCAATTCCTGCCCctaaagaagggtgagtgccagAAACCCAAAGGCTAGTACAATGACACTGGAGGGCTGGTCCCCAGGTGCCCTGCAAGTTGCCTCCCAAAGCTGAAGGAGGTGATTTCCGGTCAGGTCTGATTCTTAGGAGGAGCAAGCAGTGAAATTCAATTTACATTCCTCTCTGCCAGCTTAAGATTCAAGGTGAAATTCttaaaatgacaacaacaaataagCTTCACACAGATATGGCTCTCGGTACACACTAACGTGAGCACTCAGCAGCCACTGTCCAGTGTCGAATGGAGCAGGCACACTGAACCACAAGGCAAACGTCGAAACAGCGTTAACTGCAATTAACCCTGCTTTTCAATAACTGCAAAAGTCAAAGCATTAGCTGATAAACATGTTTAGGTTTTGCAGTTCCTTCTCATCCATAgtctttaagtt includes:
- the ARF1 gene encoding ADP-ribosylation factor 1: MGNIFANLFKGLFGKKEMRILMVGLDAAGKTTILYKLKLGEIVTTIPTIGFNVETVEYKNISFTVWDVGGQDKIRPLWRHYFQNTQGLIFVVDSNDRERVNEAREELMRMLAEDELRDAVLLVFANKQDLPNAMNAAEITDKLGLHSLRHRNWYIQATCATSGDGLYEGLDWLSNQLRNQK